GGCGAAGGGTCGAACTAGAGACTTTTATTTTGGCTACTCTGCTGGTTCTGTTATGTTTTTAATTCTGTTTCAGTTTCTGCTTTCTTAGTTTGTCGTCCCTAGCTATCTTAGTTTTAGAAGTTGCTGTCTGTTTCTAGTATGATTTGGGTTTTCAGTTGGAACTTGGAGTTTGCTGATGTTCTGATAGTTTATGAGTTGGTGGTATTTATCTTTAATGCATCTAGTTTCGTAAGTATGGCTTGTCTCCAGATTTTATGTTTGCACTCCTTGTATGTTTTTTTGTATAATCCCAGAAAAGCTGAACCCCAAGTATTTTAGAGGGCTTAGCCCTACATATAACTAAGTAATTGAAAGTAGTTTGCAGAAATTATTCAAGTTTACACTCATGAAAGATGCAAACAAACTAAAGTTCAAGCTAACATCAATTGGTATTCAATATTAACAGAAATGAAGCATATTTAGCATACGGAACTAATGTTTACAAGATGGTGCAGTTAGGTTTCCTATATTAACAGAACTGAACGAAGAGAAAATTGTTGAAGAAACTCGAGAACTTTATACATAATGAACAAGGAGATTACAGGCATGACATGGTATATAACTAAACACTGATTAACGTTGAAGTGACCTCTAGAAATTAAGTAAAAATTTCCTATTGATCCTGTAATTTATGCTAAAAAACACTACAGGTCCCTTCTGCAAAGTGGGCAAGAACCCTGTTTCTCAAGCCATTTATCAATACAAGGTAGATGGAACATATGATGACAATATGGCAAGCTTCGAACCGTCTCTCCAAGTTGGAAAtcctaaaaaagaagaagagacatTGAGCTCACAAATATTAAGTTCAGTGTGATATCTAGTTTGTGTACGCCCTAGATACAGAGAGAAGTTAAGTTTAATAAAGAACGAACAAGAAAAACAGACCTGAAGACACACTGAGCAACATATCCTCTCCCCAGATGCATCCATATTGTTTTTcttattgattttgatctttggGATCTTCTCTACTCTATCTCCTGACAACCCTTTTAATCCACCAGTCTCGAAAATATCGAAAACCTCGTCAAAACTAGTTTCAATGGCACCCATCTAGTACAAGATAATCGAAATCACAATCAAATTACAGTATCAAAGAACACAGCAATATAACACATATTTGCATAGCCGGTACTAGTAGtaataaaaatttcaacataCCTGACTTTGTACAGCAGTTAGCATGGCTGGACCAACTCTTTCTCTCACTAGTCTTCCACTTAGAAGGCTAGCTATAACATCAATCTACATGAATCAAATATAACAATATCAGGAAATTTACACTCCAAAACTAATTCCACGTTTCAATGAACCAAAAGAAACATCAAGTTACATACCAAGTAAAGAAGACACCCAATTCCAGTATCATCGGAATGCCATAATATACGAGAAGATTCGAAAACTTCAAGTGAGAAAACAGCtcctgagattgatccaacagcAGCTCCTCTAAAAAAACCACTTTCAGTTTCTTGCCCTATCAAAGCTCCTGTCATTGCACCTAACAATGACCCAACTGCaatcaaccaaaaacaaaactGTTCTCATAAACTACATTGCAACTAAAATCTTAATGGGCCATCCCTAATTTATTGGCTAATGCAAATTTGAAAGAACCCCAAATCTTCTCTAATACTTCAAAAAATGAGATATCTAACTGGGTGAATTGAACATCAAAATGAGACTGTGAGAAAAAGTCCTCAATTGGGTAAAAATATGAGAAATGATTGTAGAAAATAAGACGAATTTCATGAAAATAGATAGATACCATcacaaatcaaaaga
This DNA window, taken from Papaver somniferum cultivar HN1 chromosome 3, ASM357369v1, whole genome shotgun sequence, encodes the following:
- the LOC113356941 gene encoding NEP1-interacting protein 1-like; amino-acid sequence: MEVYTYPSRPSTSSSSSSYSSSLGNWVERVKEMSGSVLSALLGNIFSAIFTFFFALVGSLLGAMTGALIGQETESGFFRGAAVGSISGAVFSLEVFESSRILWHSDDTGIGCLLYLIDVIASLLSGRLVRERVGPAMLTAVQSQMGAIETSFDEVFDIFETGGLKGLSGDRVEKIPKIKINKKNNMDASGERICCSVCLQDFQLGETVRSLPYCHHMFHLPCIDKWLEKQGSCPLCRRDL